The Colletotrichum destructivum chromosome 8, complete sequence genome includes the window CCGATAGCCCAGCTCAGAATGGTGCCACTTCTCGCTCCTTCTTCATGCCCGACATTTCCCACCTTAACGACTTCATCTCTGGCAATTTGCGTTTCAACGGCGCGGTGAAGAACGGTATTCCCGTCTTTGTCAAGAACGGTCAAGTGCGAGACCGCATCGATACCCAGCCCCCCAACGATCatgccgaggtcgatggccTGGCCATCCCCGATGATGAGGAAAGGATATTTGTGTCCATGGATATGATCAGGGATGAGATACTCAACCTCCAGGAGCACGACGACTTGGTGCAGCAGCATGCAGTCGAACTTGAGCATCAAGTGGACCACCTGCAAAAGGAACTCAAGCGACTCAAGGGCCGCAAGTCTATCGACAGTGCTATTGGCTCCCGAACAGCCTCGGATCCCGAATCGGCCAGCGAGGAGCGGTTCCAGACAGAGAAACTGAGTAAGTGGCGCATCCCGTTGATTTAGTATCAATCTAACGGATAACAGAACTGGAGTCGCACGTCGCATCGCTGCAGTCACGTTTGGATCATGTCACCACCCGTCTTGGCGCCAACGAAATTGAGAACGACACAATTTCCCTCGAGCGAGACCGAGCTCTGAAAAAGCTGCAAGATGCGTGCGTAGAGATTGGCGATCTTATGGATAAACTCGACGTCCAAGGAAGGGAACTCCACGAGACCCAAGAGAAGCTGAACGCTACCTTGGAGATGACCAACCAGCGAGACGTGTTCCATCACGAAAAGAAAACCAACTCCATTCGAAATATCGACAACAAGTCCGTCCAGGCAGACAATGAGGCCCTCCGCCAGGAGCAAGAAACCTTGCAGCAAGAACTGGAGTCTCTGCGAACCGACAACAACTCGTTGCGCCGCGAACAAGAGTCTCTCATCAGCGAAAACAGGTCTCTACGCGCGAATGCACGGTCGCTCATGTCCGAGAACGAAGAGCTCCGACAAAGTaccgccaacgccaaggaAGACCTTGAGGCTGCCCGCGACGAAGTCGAGGCGTTGCAGGTTGAACTGCATACGATGGAGCAGGAGAAGTCTACTCTCAAGGAGGACAACGATAGCCTCGTTCGGCACAACGAAAAGTACTTCAACGAGAACAAGATCCTTCGTCGTGAAAACTCGGGGTTCGAGCGGAGCATCCACGATCTTCATGACGAGAACATGCACCTGAAGGAGGAGATTGAGTTCCTCAAGCAACAACTCGACCATTGCCGCCCTCTCGGAAAGACGGAAGACTTCTCGATGcgcctcgacaaggagatggacgatggcgatgagaCGGAAGAGAACATGACGTCGGCTTTCTTCGTTCCGGATATCACCATTGATAGCACTCAGAACTCAGGGGTTGTTGACGCTCCCGTCGAAGGAAAGAAGGTCCGGAAGCCCGCAACGCCGGGCAAGAAAGCGATCGAGATCCAAGACACAACGGAGCAAACGGATCGCAGTGCCAATGAGATTGACAACACTTTCCAGACCCAGCAGAGCTCCGTAGCAGTCGAGCCTCCTTCCAAGAGACGGGCCTCGACTTCTCGTCCTCAAGACTCCAACAGCCAGCAAAAGGTGTCATTCTCTCTACCCGAGCGGTCGGCAGCGTCGTCCAAGTCGAAGAGCACCAAGGCCTCTAATACCGCCAATAAGGGTAGCAAGAGGAGCGTATCCTCGCACACGTCATCCAAGAACTCTCACAAGAGCAATGCCGCTCCCGATCTCGACCCCTTCCAGGTCGAAAACGACGGCACTATACATTCGCAAGAGAACACCCAGACGCACTCCATGGTGATCGACatgaagacgaagagcaagaaggagTCTCGTACTGTCCGGCAAGAGACAACCAACACCACTCACAACTTAACCAGCCAAAGCCAGAGGACGCCGTCCAAGTCTGCCGTCAAGCCCTCCCAGGATAAGTCGGTCACGATTGACTTGATTACTCAAGGCGGACTGGAGAACACGACGGCGGAAATGAAGGGCAACTGTCCCGCTCTATCCCCAGACGCGCGACGTGTGCTTGACAACTTGGCTGGACACAGCTGTAAGAACTGCATTGTGTGCACCCGGATTAAGGCCCACCGAGGAAcggtcaccgccgccgagctcgccgagggcaagaagcgGGTAAAGATCTCCAAACCTGTTGCCCCTTCAGACCAGTATGAGCAGTTGGGCATCTCGTCCGAGGACGCCACCATGCGGCCATCTCAGCCTCCAGGCAACGCCCTGGCTAAGGTTATCAAGGGGCTTGAGGATGAGTTGGAACACATGAGGATGGAGCATGCGAAGATGCAGGCCCGGTACGACAGACACAACCCCGCGCTTGCAGAGTCGAAGCGCAAGCAGCTCAAGGTCAACATTGACGCCAACATGAATGCGCGGGAGGTCAAGAGTGCCCAGATATACGCACTCTACGATGTATTGGAGGGCCAGAAGCAGGTCGGACAGGAGATGTCGGAAAAAGAGCTCGACATGACCGTGTTCAGCATTACAGGATTGAGTGTTAGGGACATCACAGATCAGATTACCTGGGAAGGCATCCAGAGCTAGGCGGGTGACAACGGTTTGGGGATTGTAAGGTGATGCGTGTGAGTGGGCTCGCGCATGGAGTTTTTTGCGGTTTATCATACATTGGGCTGTTGGACAAGAGTGAGGCTCCGGTTTTGTGATGCCACTCGGGAGATTGTCACAAGGTTGTTTTTGTTCATGTTTTATCGTATCGACCCGCGGTGTAACTATACCAGACCTCCAAAGAGGGGTCATTCGCGGACAGCATTTATCAGGAATACGGTGTACCCCATGCCATGGCATGTGCAGATTGCTGTGTCTGTGATACAGGTGTGCAGATGTGCAACCTAACCGTGGAAAGTCTGGGCACGCGCTTGATGCTTTGTAGGTAAGAACAACTTGGGCGAGTGAGTAACATGAAGGGCCCAATCCAGCCGCCTCATGGCACCAAAGACCATTCGGACGTGTCACCACACCTATGTCTGCAACTGAAGAGCCCCCCCCTCTGATGCCATAATTCTCAGGAAATCGCCCAACGCGTGATTCCAGGCAATGATCGGGGACTCAGTCTGGAGATCGAGCCAGAAGACACTACAAGGCCCAGCTCTGCTCTGCAAACTCCTATAGTGTATTCcctcgaagccgacgagATCGATGTCGCCTTTTCCTGTCTGGACATGATTGACGATTCGAGGGTTTCGTCGCCAAGTCCAGTCCCATCCAAGCAGCCGACAAACCTCGCCGCACCCAACGTCAACGTTTCGTCACGGATGGGGGGAAGGGACCTGGGTAGGGGGCAGTTCTGATGAACCGTTCGCCTTGCCGCGCTGGCTAAAGGCACGAATAGTCGAGTACCTGCCCTGGCTCGGGTACATctacgacgtcgtcggggtCGTAGCTGCCCGGGGGTTGGATCGTTAGGGGCAGGAGGCgcccatcgtcgacgacaaggtcaCTTGGAACCAGGTCCACTCCACCAGTTACCTAGGTTGACGAAGATTGGGGAGTTACTGCAGACTGGCTGAGGCGGGAATTGATCCTCACGGGCAGACGCCACACGAGGTGTGCTTTAGGCACTGGAGAGGATTAAAAAATATGCCTAGGCGCGCCTTCGTGTCATGTCCGATATTTACGACTTGACAAAAAAAGGCAGCCTAGACTGGTTGCAAAATAACTGTGATGGCGATCAAGTTGCTTTATGCGCAGCGACCAGGTACGCTTTACATCCCCACGTGCAGCAATTACGCCTTTTCCCAAAACGCATCTCGCATGTTCGACTACCTCTTCTTCATACCATCGCGCGAGGCGATGGGCACAATGAAAAGTGTGAAAAATCAAAAATTGCCACAGCGATGGTCCCGAAGGACAATCGAGAGCGGTCGACTCCGCGATGTGCAATGCAGGCCTCCCACTCTGGATGCCGGATTTCTTGATCCCCAGCACCCCCATGAAGGTAAgtatgaagaagaaaagaagagaaaggatAAATCTGAGGGAGGATGAGCGTGATTATATAGCTATCTGGAGGACTGTGGTGGGGCTGATTGTGGCCTCAATCACTCCTGTGGGGCTATCACTGTGGCCAATAGAAAGTCGGGACTGCTCAAGGGAGGTAACGTTTTCTGATTGGTTAGAACTTGAGATGTGGCACGTGCCCTTTCGACTATGCTCGTTGACTTTCGACTGGAGCAAGCTAGGTTGGTGGCTGCCAGAAACAGAAACAGAAACAGCGAGGTGAAGGAACAATGGACCGAACCGGAGACTCGATGGACTTTACCGGGCACCGTTTTTTGGAGATTTCGAATCACGCCGGTTCGGGTTTTCGCCCAATTTCAATGCATGAAACATGGGTCCCTGTGTCTGTAAACTATTCATGTTGCCCAGCCAAGCCAGGTCGAGGTGATCGCGACAATGTGTCAAGCATCCTGTTAGCTCCGTGAGCAAGCTCGGCAAATGATCTGTATGAATGCAGGACTCATAGTGAAAGCCCTTAGTCCTAGAGGCCTAATCTTCAAGGTTGGCTGGGGTATTTGAGCTCGATTCTTCCTGCACTGGGTGGATGATCAGTTCGTTTGTCCCACTGTCGGCTGTCCTCTCCTggggtcgaggtcgaggaagcgTGCACACCGTCCTGTATGGAAGAAGCCGCTGCATATCTTAAAAGCTGTACTGATTTTTGGAGCCAGTCGTAATAGAATAGAGCTTAGCATGTCGAACCTTGGAAACGTCGAGCATTCTTGTACGGAGAAGCTACCCTTGAACGCTTCTTGTGTCGTATAGGACTTCCATCTACCTCTGGTGATCGCACCGTAGATGGGTGAGCCGCGTCGAAAGAGCGCTGCCCAAAAGATTTCATGACGACAACGGAACTTGTCTCCCCATGGGATTTACATGTCCCTTTAAAGGCAGTCTAGCGGGTGCCATGCAGGCGGAATTCCTGATTAATCAAGCCTCGGAATATCAATTCCGGGTCGCTTGAAGAGCCCACGCTGTTGCACCGCACTTGCAGAGATATGTTTCGCTAAAACAGAGGTTGAAGAAGACCGCCATAGTTGGAGTCGCAATACTGTCGGAGTTGGTAAAGACTACCTACTTGAAGGTCGAATTGGTCAAAGGGTTAACCATCACTTACATCGCAGGGATAAAAACTTATCCGGTCGAGCCTGGCGGATCCTCCTTGGTACATGAAGGCGATTTCTCATCATCACTCAGGCATCTTACGTCATAGAACCGTCTTCCCCTCTGAAAGCGTAGCCTATGTATAATCGAGCGAAAGGGCTGGTTTTGGGACCTTCATCGAACCGAAAGTCAGACTTCTGAATCCGACATCACTACCAGCACAGAAAAGCACAATGACTGCCAAAATCTTTCTTACAGGGGCCACCGGCTATATTGGAGGTGATGCTCTGTACCAATTATACAAGAAATATCCCGACTTCGAATACGCCCTCCTAATCCGTTCGGATGACAAGGCGAAGAATGTCCTTGAGAAGTATCCTACAGCCCGGAttgttctcggcggcctcgatgacTCCGAGACCCTTGAGCGCGAAGCTTCGTGGGCAGATATAGTCATCCGTAGGCACCTTCCTGTCTCTCGAAATTGCCGTGCAAGTGCTGACTCGGATCTTAGACACCGCCGACTCATCAGACCACGCGGGCGCCGCAAATGCCATCTCCAAGGGTCTTGTACACGGGCACTCGCCTTCCCGTCCAGGATTCTGGCTGCACACTGGCGGTACTGGAATCCTGACCTACTTCGATTCCGAGGTGAAGAAGGTGTTTGGAGAGTTGGACGAAAAGGTCTTCAACGATTACGAGGGCATTGAAGAGCTCGTCAACttgccggccgccgccttccaTCGCAACGTGGACGAGATCGTCCTCAACACCGGTAGAAATCACGCCGACTCGGTCAAGACGGCGATTGTCTGCCCGCCAACGATCTACGGCGAGGGACGCGGGCCCATCTCTGGCCGCGGGCGACAAGTCTACGAGCTCGCATTCTTCATCCTGAAGCAGAAGTATTCTCCTCGCATCGGCAAGGGCCTCTCTCGGTGGAACAACGTCCACGTCCACGACCTCAGCAAGGTCTTCGAGCTTCTTGTGGGCGCTGCCCTAGACCCGTCCCGGAAAGACGACACCGAGCTGTGGGGGGCCCACGGCTACTTCTTCACCGAGAACGGGGAGCACGTATGGGGCGATTTGTCTAAGACCATTGGCCAGGAAGCCCACAAGCAAGGCTTCATCAAGGATGCTGCTCCCGGGGTTCGAGAGTTGTCTtacgacgaggccgtcaaatCGCCCGCAGGGTTTGAAGCGGCTAGCTGGGGTATGAACTCGCGTGGTGCGGCTGTACGAGCAAGGAAGGTACTTGGCTGGAAGCCGCAGGAGAAGAGCATTGAGGACGAGGTTCCGACCATTGTCCGATCTGAAGCAGCAAGGGCTGGGCTTAGATGATGTTTTCTGAGGGGTATATCATTCTCAATCGGTGGAATCCTTTTGCAAGCGGTTCGCAAATTTTCAATGAGCTGTGGGAAGAAGCAGCATGACTCACAGCAGATACATTTATTTATATGAATGAAGGAGGCAGACCTGATGGACGCGTCTGTGTAATTTGCTTTGCTTGGGCGACATGCAGGTCACAAGACACGGCCGATTTCGTTACAATAAACAAAATATCATATGTGTTTGTATGGGGGTAAAGTCGTCAACTCGACTTGATGATGAGCGTCTATATTTCCTATTGTCTATACCATCACTAGCTCTTTCCGAGAGCCGTACCATGAAGGACTACGGCTTCGATCGCTGCGATTCTGCTGAGGAGACTGAGGGCCTCATGTGTGTTTGCAGCTCCCTTATCGACACCTGCGGCGTCAGATCCCATGTCTTTCACGAGTGGGTGACCAAAgtcgccaaggagctcgaaGTCGAAGAAACCAGCTGCTTCATCATGCTCGATCCCGATGAGTTCCTGTCCAGACACGTCACATTgttcaacaacaacagcagaaTATTGACAATCGACATGCTGCGAGCCGAGGTAGACGAGTGACTCACTCCTAGAAAATACAGGAACTTTGTCTCCCGTGATTGGGAGATCTCGCGATGAGCACAATCTACGAAGGTCTGTAAACGCGTTGAGTTTGATTTTCTCCATAGCTAGTCACTGTTGGAGATGGCCCGGTTTCGGTGTACCTGCCGAGTTCTTGCTTAAAGTGAAGGAAGGATTGGCATATTTAGGAAACATCGTATAGGAGAAAGGTGAACCACACGGAGTCGAACCAAGGACGGTGTCAAGTTAAAAACTTGGTCGCCTGGAGACCATCATTACTGTCACTAGTCCTCTCACCGTTCTTGCGACTACTTAACTCGTGTGTTTTTATAATGCCCTGTCCAAGTTCCTTGTTTCTCAACCCATTCCTTACTCTTCAACGGCATCCGGGCTACATTTCAATGCCCGACTTGACATCGATCAAACATGTCCTCATCTTTCCCAGACTACCCGATGACTCGGGCAGCAGGTAGGAGTTCCAACAATGGCTCCCCCCTGCGCAGATTCAGGCACAACAGGACCATTTGCAGGCCACCCATTCGCAACCTTTTTAGTGCGGATGCTATGTCCTTGGCCACATTCCAGCAACAGCTCAGTTTCTCGCCCCTGACAACCCGCGTCCCACCCACCGGGGGCTACAGTAAGGTCAAAGTTCTGATGTGTAATTACACGTCGGACGATGCAGGAGGCTCCCAAATGGCCGACGATTCCAATGACCTCAGCCGCCTCTTCAGCGAGCGTTATGGATACGAGGTTCACAGCACAACTCTCGTTACCCACTGGGCCGGAGACAGTTCGCCGACCCAGACTCTCCGTCAAAGAATCGCAAAAACCAGACAAGACATGGACGAGAAGAGTTTGTTCATTCTCCACTACGCCGGCCACAGCGGTACGGACAGTTGAAACCCGCTAGACACCTGCTTCTTCCACCCAAGCGGGAACGCGAACCAAGACGCCACGATCGACTTCGCTGCCATCGTACACACATTGCCCAGGATCGGAGGGCAAATGCTGTTCCTCCTCCACGGTTGGTACCAGTCTCCTGGGGGACATACCCTCGGGGTTAACAAGGAGCTTATCGCGGCCGCGAGTGTCAGTATGGAAGGATCCTCAGGCTCCGGCCACCGCACCTTCACCCACACCTTGACCCAGGCCTTGACTAGAGCCGCAGGCGAAGGGACGGCCATCTCCACGGCTCAGCTCTACGACGTCCTGGTACAGAGCACATGGGACGTAAGCGTGCGGCAAACGGAACCCATGCCCTTCTCCATGCCGCTGCCGAAGGTCACCCAGCACCCCATCTACCTAGCCCCCCTAAGCTACAGGGAAATCGTGCCAACCATGCTCGCGCGGACACCCCGAACACTTGTCAGATTTAAAGCTCACGTGGAAGCCGAGCAGCTGGAGGGAGTGAGCAGGGCATACTTGCAAGAGTGGTTCGAGAAGAGATACCCATGGACCGCGGGCATGCTCCAAAGCAAGACGTGCCGGCTAACGGACGGAAGGGGCACAATCTTCTTCACCGCCACGCCGGAGCTGTCGTATTGCCTCCGTGAGCACATAGGATTCCATTGGGTCAGAGACATGTTCCTAGTTGCCTAGACCGGCCGAAAAGGCTAGACTGCTGGACCGAACCGGCGCGCAGCGCCACGCCGCAGGTCGATGGGATGACATTGCTAAGCTCTCGTATGTACGTCCTTCGAACTGGAAGAAAGAATACGAAAAAGGTCTTACAAAACTGGTGTCCTGGGCCAGAGTAAGTTAGGCGAGTTCTGTTATGTTGGAGTGTCGTGATGATGTTGAGTTGAAGCGGCCCAAGGGCAGGGCATCTCGACCAATCATTGCTAAACACAACTGAGTAAGTAGATAAAACAAACACACGGATGCCACGCTAACCACTCCTCCCTACTGCCTTTGCCAGCTTCACTTGGTGATGTTTCTTCCAAATCGATTCCGGCTTTGCCTTTTGAATGGTAATTGCAGCCAGGCTTGCAAAGTGGCTGCGCGCAGTGCCTCAATAGTCACCGGCCTCTTGTCTCGATGCCAGCCCTACGCGGACAGCAGCCGGGCTGCATCAGACTGATGCGGCTTTCTAGTTCGATACTACATGGCTTTCAGAGAATTGGGGATGCCAGTTCCCTCCAGCCCACCACGCTCGGCCTCCAATCCTCTTCATCACTTCTGCAACTCGTTCGTTGATGGACACCCCACATTGCGGACGGGACGAGGTGTGCCGCACGGCAGCAGGGACGCGAACTGCTGCCTACGCAGCTCTGGCCCTCAGGGGTACGCAATGCGACCGCGTCCTCGCCCGCGATGGATATTGCAAAGTGGCCCGGGAGATTAAAGTGCGCAAGTAGAGGAGCAAGCGACCTGTTGACAAACCTGGACACAGAAACCACATCACGATGTGACCAACCACATCAACTTCGAATCTTTAAacagaagaaagaaaataACACAAAAATATATAAGAAGAAGCCGGGATGATGATGACTGTTGTTTCAAGTCGTCTCGTTTCACAGGCCGCAGCGCCCGATTATTTTTTCCTTCCATTCTCTCTTGTCGTCCCCGGGGGAGTCGGGAGAATGCCTCGGGAGCGTCAATTAATAACGGAAGCGGGCAGAAGGGCAAATCATGGTCGATCAGCATGCAGCCGGAACCCAGTTTATTTGACCAACTTGACGTTCTGGTTTGCTGTTCGGCAAGTCTCATGCAACCCGTTTTTACATGCTATCCTTGGCAAACCTACCCTCCAAGCCAAGACGAAACTCAGGaccccccttttctctctctctccctctctctctgtctgtctctcccATTCCTTCTCGCCTGCCGTCCCGACCGAGAGTCTTTCATTTGGAGCAAATGCGCAGTTGTCCT containing:
- a CDS encoding Putative cep57 centrosome microtubule-binding domain, PPC89 centrosome localization, coding for MEADAAHNRYRSRILREMNANRDNPFNSPPSSTGSHGTVSPTMTSVFSEPDGESTRRLNEDIARIVGPAGGKIQVDLEAAHRKWPEFYGKPKAATADMKQNHPAPRPSGSLRHKDAVSRKAIVQKYLSNMVDDSTEMTWQGSKRTRAEMQPRVEDNESDMSANMSKSPFRFDINADSFKFNPQQQMNRSPLARGHARTTSGNYKSARRSSQAAKADRRKSDFLAPPTHATPKPAPVENPPKNNPTPVTFNTIRSTFPSPVTTDSPAQNGATSRSFFMPDISHLNDFISGNLRFNGAVKNGIPVFVKNGQVRDRIDTQPPNDHAEVDGLAIPDDEERIFVSMDMIRDEILNLQEHDDLVQQHAVELEHQVDHLQKELKRLKGRKSIDSAIGSRTASDPESASEERFQTEKLKLESHVASLQSRLDHVTTRLGANEIENDTISLERDRALKKLQDACVEIGDLMDKLDVQGRELHETQEKLNATLEMTNQRDVFHHEKKTNSIRNIDNKSVQADNEALRQEQETLQQELESLRTDNNSLRREQESLISENRSLRANARSLMSENEELRQSTANAKEDLEAARDEVEALQVELHTMEQEKSTLKEDNDSLVRHNEKYFNENKILRRENSGFERSIHDLHDENMHLKEEIEFLKQQLDHCRPLGKTEDFSMRLDKEMDDGDETEENMTSAFFVPDITIDSTQNSGVVDAPVEGKKVRKPATPGKKAIEIQDTTEQTDRSANEIDNTFQTQQSSVAVEPPSKRRASTSRPQDSNSQQKVSFSLPERSAASSKSKSTKASNTANKGSKRSVSSHTSSKNSHKSNAAPDLDPFQVENDGTIHSQENTQTHSMVIDMKTKSKKESRTVRQETTNTTHNLTSQSQRTPSKSAVKPSQDKSVTIDLITQGGLENTTAEMKGNCPALSPDARRVLDNLAGHSCKNCIVCTRIKAHRGTVTAAELAEGKKRVKISKPVAPSDQYEQLGISSEDATMRPSQPPGNALAKVIKGLEDELEHMRMEHAKMQARYDRHNPALAESKRKQLKVNIDANMNAREVKSAQIYALYDVLEGQKQVGQEMSEKELDMTVFSITGLSVRDITDQITWEGIQS
- a CDS encoding Putative NAD(P)-binding domain, NAD(P)-binding domain superfamily, with protein sequence MTAKIFLTGATGYIGGDALYQLYKKYPDFEYALLIRSDDKAKNVLEKYPTARIVLGGLDDSETLEREASWADIVIHTADSSDHAGAANAISKGLVHGHSPSRPGFWLHTGGTGILTYFDSEVKKVFGELDEKVFNDYEGIEELVNLPAAAFHRNVDEIVLNTGRNHADSVKTAIVCPPTIYGEGRGPISGRGRQVYELAFFILKQKYSPRIGKGLSRWNNVHVHDLSKVFELLVGAALDPSRKDDTELWGAHGYFFTENGEHVWGDLSKTIGQEAHKQGFIKDAAPGVRELSYDEAVKSPAGFEAASWGMNSRGAAVRARKVLGWKPQEKSIEDEVPTIVRSEAARAGLR
- a CDS encoding Putative peptidase C14, caspase domain-containing protein; protein product: MSLATFQQQLSFSPLTTRVPPTGGYSKVKVLMCNYTSDDAGGSQMADDSNDLSRLFSERYGYEVHSTTLVTHWAGDSSPTQTLRQRIAKTRQDMDEKSLFILHYAGHSDTCFFHPSGNANQDATIDFAAIVHTLPRIGGQMLFLLHGWYQSPGGHTLGVNKELIAAASVSMEGSSGSGHRTFTHTLTQALTRAAGEGTAISTAQLYDVLVQSTWDVSVRQTEPMPFSMPLPKVTQHPIYLAPLSYREIVPTMLARTPRTLVRFKAHVEAEQLEGVSRAYLQEWFEKRYPWTAGMLQSKTCRLTDGRGTIFFTATPELSYCLREHIGFHWVRDMFLVA